AAATTCATACACCAGAGGAAATCCCAACCGTTTTTCAAATATTTGGGTTTGATCTGAATACTGGGGAGGACCATAGTTGTatttacataaacaaacaacttTATATGCACCAATTGATGGTCGGTCTATCCAATGGCGTCCAGAGGCCTTTAGGTCTGCAGGCGTTGATAATGCCCCATGGAAATCGAAAATGAGGTTTCATACTAATACGCATTTAAGAAAATTGGTCTGTAAAAAGGCTACTTTAACGTGTGATCGAGGTCCAAATGTTGAGCATGTTTTTCCTGAACCTAACTCCTGTTCTGGACCCTCCAGTACCTGTCCGCTGGGGTAAAGAAGCCGGTTTCGTCTGGCTTCTCCTcgtcactctcctcctcttcctcctcctcggagGACTCCTCGTCCGAGGGCTCCAGCTCCCCCCAGGGGGTgcggtccacctcctcctcctcggccttGGCCTGGGACACACGGTGATATGGTCGTCTTTAACAACAGGCCCAGCCGGAAGAGTAATTGGGGCGGCACACTTCACAGAGAAGGACGATTTTGTTCCCGGCTAGCCGAAACCAGGAGAATCTTTGTAGACTAAATTGTTTTATACTCTTCTAAGTAAATCGAGAGCCGTTATCAACGATTTCCCACTGCGGGTTAGTACCGCACCCGCGATACTAACTTCTGGCAGTGCCAAAAAAGGTCAGGTCTGATTTTCTATGCTTTCCCCGCTATCGCATCACTTTGTTTTGGCACTTTTTTAACCGCGACAAGTATTGCCGCCCACTCTGGAGCTATTGTAGCGCTGCATTCCAAAAGAGCCAACAACCCGTTGCTTCTATTTTAGAACCAAGAACAAAAGAGCTACGAGATGAAGAACATGAGGGAGAATGTGTAATTTGCCTTCAACTGGTCCATTATATGATGCGTGGGAAGGGACCTACACTGGCCATGATGCAAATGTAACTCTTAAGCACTAAAGATATtcaatgggggagggggggggaattgaCAAAGACACCAATGTGAACAATATACCGTCCATTATGAGTCCCCATCCCCTTTATACCAAACCAGCCACGTCGTGACACCTATTTATAGTTTTTGTTGTCGGGcaggttctgtgtgtttgtgcgtgtcagtgagtgagagaggtatTCACCTGGAAGTCTCCAGCGTTGGTGCCAAACACGTCTCCGTACAGGGGCTTGCCCATCTCGTCCACGGGCGGCTTCCCCCAGCCGCCGGCATGGTAGCCAAACGTACAGTTCTGATTGGACGGGagacaggaaggagagaggagaaaggtgAGACGTAGGATAATCAATGTTGGTTGGATGAAACTAAAAAAACTGAGATAAATAATATAGAATGAGATGGGAAGAATGGAGAAAAATATAATAGTCAAATATAAAGTCatagagagatgaggagatgaTGAGGGGAAAAGGGAGGAAAATAAGGAGTGAAGGCATGaggagaaggatggagggatAGAGGGCAGGGAGAACTCCTCCAGCCTGGTACCTCTGGGATGGGGGCGTTGAGGCCGGGGATCTTAAGGTTGGGGTACGAGGGCGGTGGTCCGTAGCGCTGCATGGCGATGAGCCAGGGTGGGGGCACCTTGTGGGAGTtctgaggagggaggagaaagagtgAATTAAAAAGGTACTCAAAAATAATCATCCAAGAGAAGAACGACTTCATACACAGAACACAGGGCAACAGTCAATCTGCAGGTTTTAACAATTTAGTAGTTTAATAGTAGTAAAACTTTCGGCCACAGTCATATTCATTCATATTGATATGAAATCAATCTTGCAATTATACATAATACTAAATATTTATGTTCAATATGggatttttcattaaaaaaggGTTTGAAATACCCATAAACCATTTGTTAGTCCTTGGGGAGAAGATAACATTAAAATAGCAATGATTCAGCAGTACTCACTGGTCCGACGGGCATTCCCAGAGCGATGCGCAACTCATCGGACAAATCTCCTGGCTTCTTCTCCTTGAGACGGGTCTCAAACTCTTTCCCCTGGAGAAACACAgagatagagcaagagagagaggttgagagggAAGAACAGACACCATTGAGCAATCGTTATTGTTGAAGCATCGTGCCTTCAAAATAATAGCGCGAAAAACCCCTGCACTTCCCAGGGCTGCCTCTGGAGGGTGCTGACGTGCTACCTCGTAGTAAAGGTCCCCGTGGATGGTGAGCTTGGGCTTCATCTGCCACTTGAAGAAGGCATCGTGGAGCTTCTGGTAGTCGATGTCAATCTTGCCCATCTTGGGACGCACCTTCTCCCTCATCTTGGTCTTCATGGTCTTGGCATCTTCCTGCAagcaggggaaggggggggaaatTCAGTCTCTTCCAAGGGTCTGGATCACTCCTGAACCCGGTAATGAGAGAATTGGTAGCGCTAGCATGATGGAACACAAAAAGTGGTTCCCCGTTTAATACGCCaccataaacaaaaacactttatCTATCCCGAGCTCCAGATGAACTCCAAAAAGGCTTTTTCTATGCTTCTCTTGTATCTACAATGCATCTTTCGAGGCAAACAAAAAGGCCTTTTTGAGACCAAAATCGCTGACATTTGCTGACATGCTCAATTCATATAGGCAAtccgtaaaaataaaataagaaatacCTCTCGGGCTGTGCAATTAACAGAATTTCGATCGCGATTTCTATTTTCGGgacaaacgatctccaaactaatatTGTAACTATCTTCTTTTTctataaattatatttattttaatcattaAATGTTTAAAAGATGTTGCAGAACAGCtagatacatatttgtacattattttctatttgaacaTTGTCTATTCTTTTAAAGGGGAAATGTTGAAGTTCTCAGCTACAAAGTCTTTATtgggagagaaatgctgaatgaATGCATAATGTGTTCCAACTCAAAGAAAATCCTTTTAATGCTCGTGATTTCAAAATTGTctaaaataatcgtgattatgatttttttccataatcgagcagccgaGTAGTTCTAGCattcaacccctcccccccacacctaGCCACCCCATCCACCCACCTTCTCCTGCAGCGCCTCCCTCATCTCCTGGATGCCGGTGCGCTTGATGAACTCGGGCAGCTCGAAGGGGGGCTTCTCTATGCCCCTCTTGCCCTGCAGGTACTTCCTCTTGAAGCACCAGTGGCGCGGCACCGGCACCGTGTTGCGCGTGGCCTTAAGGTGCACCAGCAGCTTGGGCTCTTGAGCCGTCACGTCGTGCATCTCCACCACGTCGGGGCGCGCCACcagctggggggagggaggggagggtcagagagagGCGGACAGACGGGCGATGGTAACAGTGCTTGAGATAGTACGGCCAGCGACGGTACTCCCCGATGACAAAGACGGTCTTATTGATAAAAGTCAAAGGCAAACCAAAGTCGATTCAAAACGAAGAAATTTCCCTCTCAATTCACCTTTCCATTTTTTAAAGAGAAATCTCACCAAGTAATATGGAGGAATAACAGTTCACGTCTCGACGACACGATAGTCTTATTGATAAAGTCAAAAGAAAACCAAAGTCAATTCAACCTGAGACAATATCCTCTTAATTCACCTTTCAATTTATAAACAGAAATCTCAGAAAGTAATACAGAGGAATAACAGTTCAGGCTAAAACTCACTGAAATTTTTCTTATCAGACCAGGTGAGTGAGGGGGCGTGCCCAGGTCCCTACCTGTTTGAGCTCGGCCACCGTCAGTCTGttcatcctcctcatcttcttcttggAGAGCTTGGACAAGTCGGGCCTCATGTCCTGCAAGGAGCGGAGACAACATCATCAACGCTTCGGTTCCACTCATTCCGTCACTTCTCCAGTGAGGCGCACCGATGAAGGTCTGAGAGTGGACGAACGGGACGTCCGAAGGCAGCGTTAGAGTGTAGCGATGGCCGAGGGCGCTTACGTCGTCGCTGTCATCGctgtccttcttctcctcctcgaaGCCCTTCTTCTTCAGCAGGTTGGCCAGGGGCTGGTCCGTCTTTTCcggctccttctccttctctttcttcacGTCGTCCGTCAGCTGACAAAGGAGGGAGTGGATGAGTTATATACAGACATGGTTCAGAGGTCACACCGATGTGGTTTAGGGGTCACACCGACAGGGTTCAGAGGTCACACCGACGGGGTTCAGAGGTTAACTGGACGTGGTTCAAAGGTCACACAGACGTGGTTTACACTGAGGAGGGAAATCGCTCAGCCACAATAACCAAAAGGAAacataaaatatgaaaatagtCCTGGTTAGCGATATTAAAATAAGATAAATAGActaatactttattgatcccagggAAAATTCAAAGTCACATATAGaactctctctatatatatatatacacatatatatacacatatatatatatatatatatacacatatatatatatatacacacacacacacacatatatatatatacacatatatatatatacacacacacacacatatacatatatatacacacacacacacacacacacacacacacacacacacacacacacacacacacacacacacacacacacacacacacacacacacacacacacacacacacacacacacacacacacacacacacacatatatatatatatatatatatatacacatatatatacacatatatatatatatatatatatacacatatatatatatatacacatatacatatacatatatatatatatatacatatatatatatacacatatatatacacatatatatatacacatatatatatacacatatatatatatatacacatatatatatatatacacatatatatatatatatatatacacatatatatatacatatatatacatatatatacatatatatatatatatatatatatatacacatatacatatatatatacatatatatacatatatatatatatatatatacacatatatatatatacacatatatatatatacacatatatatatatacacatatatatatatatatatacatatatatatatgtgtatatatatatatatacacatatatatatacatatatacatatatatatatgtgtatatatatatatgtaatatatatatatatatatacatatatacatatatatatatgtgtatatatatatatataatatatatacatatatatatatacacatatatatatatatatatatatatatatatatatatatacacatatatatatatatatatatatatatatatatattacacacatatatatatatatatatatatatatatatatatatattacacacatatatatatatatatatatatatatatatattacacacatatatatatatatatatatattacacacatatatatatatatattacacacatatatatatatatatattacacacatatatatatatatattacacacatatatatatatatatattacatatatatatatatatatatatatatatattacatatatatatatatatatatatatatatatatatatatacacacacatacatatatatatacacatacatacatacatacatacatacatacatacatatatatatacacatacatacatacatacatatatatatatacacacacacacacacacacacatatatacatatatacacacacacacacacacacacacacatatatacatatacatatatatacacacatatacatatatatatatatatatatacatatatatatatatacatatatatatatacatatatacatatatatatatacatatatacatatatatatacatatatatatatatatacatatacatatatacacatatatatatatatatatacatatacatatatatatacatatacatatatacatacatatatatatacatatacatatatacatatatatatatacatatatatatatacatatatatatatacatatatatatatacatatacatatacatatacatatacatatacatatatatatatatatatatatatatacatatacatatacatatatacacatatatatatacatatatatatacacatatatataaatatatatatatatatatatacatacatacatacatagaactctacatctatatctatctatatatatatatatatatatatatatatcatatataatagAGGcatatcatttaaaaaaaacagcaggAGCTGGGGCTGACCTTGAATGCCTCGAAGATCCTCTTGAAGAAGATGAAGTTGGGGTCGTAGATCTGCGGTTCCTCCGTCACGTACTCGATCTCCAcctcgtcctccttctccttgtccttGTCCTCCCCGTCCTTGTCTCCGTCCGCCTCGGGCTTCTCCTGGCCCTGCAGCTCCCGCTTCTCCTGAGCAcgcttcttcttgttcttcttcttgcgGTTCCTGCGCTTGCGGTTTTTCTGGAGGAGGGACAGAAGGACACAGAGTCAGGCTCACTTCCTGCACAAGTCCTCTGGTTGATGCAATAATCTACTGTTTTACTCAAGTATGGTTCAGCAACCGTTTACGCAACTTCATCTATTATGTGTTCAAGTACTAAATGCgaaaatagaataaaaataataaaagcagCATTCTACAGATCAACATCGGCCGGTTCTCTAGTCAAAACGTTAACCGGGCCTGGTGTGGGCTGGATGGCCCCAACCGCGGCAGAGGACCTACGTCTTTCTTTGACAGCTGTCCATCGTCTTCGTCCGTCTCCGACATGCCCTGGGCGGAGGAGGCCGTCATCTCAGTGTCGGCTCCctcgtcatcctcctcttcctcctctgatcATGAGAATGACAACGCCAACGAATTAGGACTTTGTTTAGCGGGACGACGCTATTGTCCACAGTGACTCACAAGTGACTCTAGATAAAGGTCTTCCACTATTTAAGTATGGCTGAGGTTGTCTTGCTCTGCGCTAGGAGGCCAAAGGGTGGGACCCTAGACTACATTGAGCATGGAACCCGGTACCTTGGGGCCCGGTACCTTGGGGCCCGGTACCTTGGGGCCCGGTACCTTGGGGCCCGGTACCTTGGGGCCCGGTACCTTGGGGCCCGGTACCTTGGGGCCCGGTACCTTGGGGCCCGGTACCTTGGGGCCCGGTACCTTGGGGCCCGGTCTAGGGCGGGGCGCACCGTGTgctggggggggctggtacCTGTGGGGTCGGTGAGCTGGCCCTGTCGCATCTCCTTCAGCTGCAGGATCTTCTCCAGCGCCTGGGGGATCTTGGGCCCGGCCACGCTCGACTCCTCCCCCTGCCAGCTCTGCAGAAGCGGAGCGCCGACGcagtcagagaggaggtggaaacacacacgcgcactgaACAGCTGCACTCGGGATTGTAAAGCGGTAGGAATGGATATGAAAGTACCGCACACGGGGAACTATTGCACAAGTCCCAGTCAACAAGAACCCACAGATTGGGCACAGTGTTTGCGAAAGACACCTTCAAACACACTGTGTTTAAGtcatttcaaaacacacacacacacacgtttggagGGCCTACCTCTCTGCCGTCCTctccgggagggggggggaccctcTGTCTCTGGGTGGGCATCATGCTcacccctggggggaggggcccaCGAGGGtccatacctacacacacacacgtaggatGATGTCATGATTCAGCGGCCATCACTGACCCAAGCTACAGGTTTGATATGGTACAATGTGCATTTTATGTTATGGATCACGATATAGACGCCAAATCAATAGATTCAAATGGTATTAAACGCATGCTAGTCCCTCCAAGTGACGATAAGATACATCAACACGCCCATCGTGCGGACAGAACCATAAGACAGCGATGCTTACAAGATTAAACATagcgccccacacacacacacacacacacacctctcatgGGGTTGCCTGGAGACATGGAGGACATCATGGGGGGCCTGGGGCCCATGTCGGGCCCTCCGGGGCCAGAGTGTATCTTGGCCATCTGCTGCTGCCTCTCATGCTCCAGCAGCACCGCAGCCTGGAGAGACGACATACAAGATCACCATTAATACAACTATTATACCTC
This is a stretch of genomic DNA from Gadus chalcogrammus isolate NIFS_2021 chromosome 17, NIFS_Gcha_1.0, whole genome shotgun sequence. It encodes these proteins:
- the sf3b2 gene encoding splicing factor 3B subunit 2 — its product is MASDGPPGTESLQSDLGSAIVALNTWSHPELQAKLGELGAPNMGPREELIDRLKGYMIQTGVLLSKPNDDKSMGPQMQGLPPMPPMPMPPLPPGMGMLQAMSMMSGGPPPPGMRMPPGLSQEEQLKMAQQRAAMMIQQEERAKHQGDPRIMEEQELLEQQKRAAVLLEHERQQQMAKIHSGPGGPDMGPRPPMMSSMSPGNPMRGMDPRGPLPPGVSMMPTQRQRVPPPPGEDGRESWQGEESSVAGPKIPQALEKILQLKEMRQGQLTDPTEEEEEDDEGADTEMTASSAQGMSETDEDDGQLSKKDKNRKRRNRKKKNKKKRAQEKRELQGQEKPEADGDKDGEDKDKEKEDEVEIEYVTEEPQIYDPNFIFFKRIFEAFKLTDDVKKEKEKEPEKTDQPLANLLKKKGFEEEKKDSDDSDDDMRPDLSKLSKKKMRRMNRLTVAELKQLVARPDVVEMHDVTAQEPKLLVHLKATRNTVPVPRHWCFKRKYLQGKRGIEKPPFELPEFIKRTGIQEMREALQEKEDAKTMKTKMREKVRPKMGKIDIDYQKLHDAFFKWQMKPKLTIHGDLYYEGKEFETRLKEKKPGDLSDELRIALGMPVGPNSHKVPPPWLIAMQRYGPPPSYPNLKIPGLNAPIPENCTFGYHAGGWGKPPVDEMGKPLYGDVFGTNAGDFQAKAEEEEVDRTPWGELEPSDEESSEEEEEEESDEEKPDETGFFTPADSGLITPGGLSSVPAGMETPELIELRKKKIEEAMDGNETPQLFTVLPERRTGAVGAAMMASTHIYDISAAMAARKAGGGGGGGQESQGVEVALAPEELELDPMAMTQKYEEHVREQQAQVEKEDFSDMVAEHAAKQKQKKRKAQPQDNRGGAKKYKEFKF